From the genome of Syntrophales bacterium, one region includes:
- the nadD gene encoding nicotinate-nucleotide adenylyltransferase: MKETGTVRKWGLFGGTFDPVHFGHLRCAVEMLEIFELNRIIFVPASRPPHKLDAAITPFYHREQMIRLAIEGNPVFSFSDVEKTRDGLSYSVETVEYILDKYRLDNIELYFIVGQDAFHAITTWKDWERLLLLCHFAVMTRPGYVNKGLGEILGEDFSSRFVREDAVDGFRGPTGHLICFREVTFLDIASSSVRRRAKEGRDIRYLVPEEIRHYIERNSLYK; encoded by the coding sequence ATGAAAGAAACAGGGACTGTTCGTAAATGGGGGTTATTCGGAGGGACTTTTGATCCGGTTCATTTCGGTCATTTGCGGTGCGCCGTGGAGATGCTGGAGATTTTCGAGCTGAACAGGATCATATTTGTGCCTGCGTCTCGGCCGCCACACAAGCTGGACGCTGCAATTACCCCTTTCTACCATCGTGAGCAGATGATCCGCCTGGCGATTGAGGGCAATCCGGTTTTTTCCTTTTCGGATGTGGAAAAGACCCGCGACGGACTTTCGTACTCGGTGGAAACGGTGGAGTATATTCTGGACAAATACCGGCTTGATAACATAGAACTCTACTTTATTGTCGGACAGGATGCCTTTCACGCGATAACAACGTGGAAGGACTGGGAGCGGCTTCTGCTTTTATGCCATTTTGCCGTCATGACAAGGCCAGGCTATGTAAATAAGGGACTCGGGGAGATACTTGGGGAGGATTTTTCTTCTCGGTTTGTCCGTGAGGATGCCGTGGATGGATTCCGTGGACCAACAGGGCATCTGATCTGTTTTCGAGAAGTCACTTTTCTTGACATAGCCTCCAGCAGCGTTAGACGCAGGGCCAAAGAGGGGAGGGATATCCGCTACCTGGTTCCAGAGGAAATCCGTCATTATATCGAAAGGAACTCACTCTATAAATAG